The following coding sequences lie in one Candidatus Marinarcus aquaticus genomic window:
- a CDS encoding c-type cytochrome — translation MKKIALLTTLLALAAFADPYAKCVTCHGASGEKVALGKSKVIKDMSKADFISAMKGYQDGTYGGPTKGLMEAQVKGLSDADIEAIANKIAK, via the coding sequence ATGAAAAAAATAGCATTATTAACAACACTTTTAGCCTTAGCAGCGTTTGCAGATCCATATGCAAAATGTGTCACATGTCATGGAGCAAGTGGGGAAAAAGTTGCATTAGGAAAATCAAAAGTTATTAAAGATATGAGTAAAGCTGACTTCATCAGTGCGATGAAAGGGTATCAAGATGGAACTTACGGTGGACCAACTAAAGGTTTAATGGAAGCACAAGTCAAAGGTCTTAGCGACGCTGACATTGAAGCAATTGCAAATAAAATTGCAAAATAA
- a CDS encoding GGDEF domain-containing protein has translation MLTISITKELFDDILATKRKIIEKEVSSYWKKELLEISIVDDKIHYDIKKVNKISISNGLGEDKPNIVAVCEKIDYNLKKNIFEFHLGRIVEQRNIVIEDDHKDILIQELLKEKEMLKDSINKDHLTQVFNRRKMDEDLTAFIRQNNAQFLAAAFIDADRFKGINDNFGHDTGDRVLKMIANKLLTHANRLNAEVYRYGGEEFLMLCFLPQEQLIQSLEYLQNDIRSEYIIHAQKQISVTVSIGVSFWKNYSSIERFIKDADRCVYKAKEKGRDAIEVAYEKLS, from the coding sequence ATGCTTACAATCTCTATTACAAAAGAATTATTTGATGATATTTTAGCAACCAAACGAAAAATAATTGAAAAAGAGGTGAGCTCTTATTGGAAAAAAGAGCTGCTTGAAATCTCTATTGTCGATGATAAAATCCATTATGATATAAAAAAAGTAAATAAAATATCCATATCCAATGGTTTAGGGGAAGACAAACCCAACATCGTTGCTGTATGTGAAAAAATAGATTATAACCTTAAGAAAAATATTTTTGAGTTTCACTTGGGACGTATCGTAGAGCAACGAAATATTGTAATTGAAGATGACCATAAAGATATCTTAATACAAGAGTTGCTTAAAGAGAAAGAGATGCTTAAAGATTCGATTAATAAAGATCACCTGACACAAGTATTCAATCGAAGAAAAATGGATGAAGACCTCACTGCATTCATTCGACAAAACAATGCTCAGTTTTTAGCAGCAGCTTTTATTGATGCGGATCGTTTCAAAGGCATCAACGATAATTTTGGACATGACACCGGAGACCGAGTTTTAAAAATGATTGCCAATAAACTTTTAACCCATGCAAACAGACTTAATGCAGAAGTGTATCGATACGGAGGGGAAGAGTTTTTAATGTTGTGTTTCTTGCCTCAGGAACAACTCATTCAAAGTTTGGAGTATCTGCAAAATGATATTCGTTCAGAGTACATTATACATGCTCAAAAACAGATCAGTGTAACAGTGAGCATTGGAGTATCGTTTTGGAAAAATTATTCATCCATTGAAAGATTTATAAAAGATGCGGACAGATGTGTTTATAAAGCAAAAGAGAAAGGTCGAGATGCCATCGAAGTTGCGTATGAGAAGTTGTCTTAG
- a CDS encoding c-type cytochrome: MKKTIIIFALLVSSVFATEVYKKCAACHGANGEKAALGKSKIIKDMTKAEIVTAMKGYKDGSYGGPMKGLMKGQANPLSDADIEAIANFIGK, translated from the coding sequence ATGAAAAAAACTATTATCATCTTTGCTTTATTGGTTTCATCTGTGTTTGCAACCGAAGTGTACAAAAAGTGCGCAGCATGTCACGGTGCCAATGGTGAAAAAGCAGCTTTAGGAAAATCTAAAATTATCAAAGATATGACAAAAGCTGAAATTGTAACAGCCATGAAAGGGTATAAAGATGGATCATACGGTGGTCCAATGAAAGGATTGATGAAAGGTCAAGCCAACCCATTAAGCGATGCAGACATTGAAGCCATCGCAAATTTCATCGGAAAATAA